Proteins encoded by one window of Bradyrhizobium sp. B097:
- a CDS encoding CmcJ/NvfI family oxidoreductase, which yields MALDGPISSRNLTAKLHYLKRGPERPTFYRIEPPPGVPQWNGIDDEREVAIEDARGRESEFSLDRNGFSLVNAPTAVANFYDSEEIKRVYYPEVEQLLRDAVGASRVFVFDHNVRNASVPGLAPPSRQVHNDHTVNSAPRRVRDHLGAEADELLKHRFGIVNVWRPLRGPVLDSPLALCDARTFTDDDLIPSDLVYAHVRGETSRVEYKPNHRWYYFSEMQTDEALLIRIHDSANDGRARLSFHTSFENPLAPGAPPRESIEVRALVFFG from the coding sequence ATGGCGCTCGACGGACCCATCTCTTCTCGCAATCTCACTGCAAAGCTCCACTACCTCAAGCGTGGCCCCGAGAGGCCGACGTTTTACCGAATCGAGCCGCCTCCCGGCGTGCCGCAGTGGAACGGCATCGACGATGAGCGGGAGGTGGCGATCGAGGACGCGCGCGGACGCGAGTCCGAATTTTCGCTCGATCGTAACGGCTTCTCGCTGGTCAACGCACCAACCGCCGTTGCCAACTTTTACGACTCCGAAGAAATCAAGCGCGTTTATTACCCCGAAGTTGAGCAATTGCTGCGCGACGCTGTCGGCGCCAGCCGCGTATTCGTCTTCGACCACAACGTACGCAATGCGAGCGTTCCCGGTCTCGCTCCGCCATCCCGGCAGGTCCACAACGATCATACCGTCAACTCAGCGCCGCGGAGGGTCCGCGATCACCTCGGAGCTGAGGCGGACGAACTGCTGAAGCATCGATTTGGCATCGTCAATGTATGGCGGCCATTGCGCGGTCCTGTGCTGGATTCACCGCTGGCGCTGTGCGACGCACGGACATTTACGGATGATGATCTGATTCCCAGCGATCTCGTCTACGCTCATGTTCGTGGCGAAACGTCTCGGGTGGAATACAAACCGAATCATCGGTGGTACTATTTTTCCGAGATGCAGACCGACGAGGCGCTATTGATCCGGATTCATGACAGCGCCAATGATGGTCGTGCGCGGCTATCATTCCACACCTCGTTCGAAAATCCGCTCGCACCCGGCGCGCCGCCGCGTGAGAGCATTGAAGTCCGCGCTTTGGTCTTTTTTGGATAG
- a CDS encoding amidase: MSDDIALLSAADLVEHYRAGTLSPVEATQAVLDRVERLDRHVNAFALLDADATRVAARQSEIRWRRGEPLGPVDGVPVALKDLILAKGWPTLRGSRAIDPAQDWNEDSPATARLREQGAVLLGKTTTSEFGWKGLGDSPLTGVTRNPWNIAHTPGGSSGGSAAGAALGFGPLHVATDGGGSTRLPAAHSGVFGFKPTFGRVPVYPPSQNGSLFHVTPMTRSVRDAALLLDVIGQPDLRDWTALPTTEISWTVGLDQGVRGLRIAFSPKLGYAQIDPQIEKIITEAANTLAGLGAIVEQVDPGIEDPIDLFQTFWFAGAAKLLASFDPARRALVEQGLQAVAERGRAIDAVTYLQAVDRREALGRHFNRFHQDWDLLITPTTAYPASAIDASEADLVVRPIRSPFTYPFNLTQQPAASVPAGLTEAGLPVGLQIVGAKFADTTVLRAARAFEQARPFPRPQDPS; this comes from the coding sequence GTGTCGGATGACATCGCCCTTCTTTCTGCAGCCGATCTGGTCGAGCACTATCGGGCAGGAACGCTCTCGCCGGTGGAAGCGACGCAGGCCGTACTCGATCGCGTCGAGCGTCTCGATCGCCATGTCAACGCCTTCGCGCTGCTGGATGCCGATGCCACCCGTGTGGCGGCGCGCCAATCCGAAATCCGCTGGCGACGTGGCGAGCCACTCGGTCCGGTCGATGGCGTGCCGGTCGCCCTCAAGGACCTCATTCTCGCCAAGGGCTGGCCGACGCTGCGGGGCAGCCGGGCGATCGATCCGGCGCAAGACTGGAACGAGGATTCGCCTGCCACGGCCCGGTTGCGGGAGCAGGGCGCGGTGCTGCTTGGCAAGACGACAACATCGGAATTCGGTTGGAAGGGGCTCGGCGACAGTCCGTTGACCGGCGTCACGCGCAATCCTTGGAACATCGCCCACACGCCGGGCGGCAGTAGCGGCGGATCCGCGGCCGGCGCGGCGCTGGGTTTCGGGCCGCTGCATGTTGCCACGGACGGCGGCGGTTCGACCCGGCTTCCGGCCGCACATAGCGGCGTGTTCGGGTTCAAGCCGACCTTTGGTCGCGTTCCCGTCTATCCGCCGTCGCAGAATGGATCGCTCTTCCACGTCACGCCGATGACACGCTCCGTGCGTGACGCGGCCTTGCTGCTCGACGTGATCGGGCAGCCGGACCTGCGCGACTGGACCGCGTTGCCGACAACCGAGATCTCCTGGACAGTTGGGCTCGATCAAGGTGTCCGAGGCCTGCGCATCGCATTCAGTCCGAAGCTCGGCTACGCACAGATCGACCCTCAGATTGAGAAGATCATCACCGAGGCGGCCAACACGCTTGCCGGGCTCGGGGCGATCGTCGAGCAGGTCGATCCCGGTATCGAAGATCCCATCGATCTCTTCCAGACCTTCTGGTTCGCGGGCGCAGCCAAGCTCCTGGCCTCGTTCGATCCGGCGCGTCGCGCCTTGGTCGAGCAGGGCCTGCAGGCTGTTGCCGAGAGGGGCCGAGCGATCGATGCCGTCACCTATCTGCAGGCAGTCGATCGCCGGGAGGCGCTCGGTCGACATTTCAATCGGTTCCATCAGGATTGGGATCTTCTGATCACACCCACCACGGCATATCCCGCTTCGGCGATCGACGCGTCGGAGGCCGATCTTGTGGTGCGGCCGATCCGCTCCCCCTTCACCTATCCATTCAACCTGACCCAGCAGCCGGCAGCCTCAGTGCCGGCGGGCCTTACCGAGGCGGGATTGCCGGTGGGTCTGCAGATCGTCGGAGCAAAATTCGCTGATACGACCGTTCTGCGCGCAGCACGCGCCTTCGAGCAGGCAAGGCCGTTCCCGCGCCCACAGGATCCGTCATGA
- the atzF gene encoding allophanate hydrolase: MTEQPQSLDLELPQLAIAYASGTLTPSTVVEHILDDIARRGADGVWISVVAREDALARTAYLESLPGREPQALPLWGVPFSVKDCIDTVGLPTTSACPEFSYQPAKNNPAVERLLAAGAILIGKTNMDQFATGLVGVRSPYGVARNPFDPAYIPGGSSSGAAVSVSAGLVSFALATDTGGSGRVPAAFNNIVGLKPTRGLISGVGSVAACRSIETLSIFALTVGDAQAAFDVARGYDEEDPFSRTGSPAAVRALPAEFRFGVPASPWLDFFGNADAAALFSEAVARLERLGGRKVEVDYAPFAEINDLLFNGPWLADRYGALRQFVDRQPEALFPVTRDILLGGRGVSGGEVFVAQQRLNILKRQIEKLWNEIDVIVVPTTGTIYRIDEVAADPVTLNARLGTYTNFVNLADLSAVAVPSGFLPNGLPQGITVIAPAFADHHAAALAQRFHNAGLPLGARHVRPAASPVHARRDKETIS; the protein is encoded by the coding sequence ATGACCGAGCAGCCCCAAAGCCTTGACCTCGAACTGCCGCAACTGGCGATCGCCTACGCCAGCGGAACGTTAACGCCGTCGACCGTGGTCGAGCATATCCTGGACGACATCGCCCGCCGCGGCGCGGACGGCGTCTGGATCAGTGTCGTGGCGCGCGAGGACGCGCTGGCGCGAACCGCATATCTTGAGTCATTGCCGGGGCGGGAGCCGCAGGCATTGCCGCTCTGGGGTGTTCCGTTCAGCGTGAAGGACTGTATCGACACGGTTGGCCTGCCGACCACGTCGGCCTGCCCGGAATTTTCCTATCAGCCGGCGAAGAATAATCCGGCAGTCGAGCGGCTGCTGGCGGCAGGAGCCATCCTGATTGGAAAGACCAATATGGACCAGTTCGCGACCGGGCTGGTCGGGGTACGCTCGCCCTATGGCGTTGCGCGCAATCCGTTCGATCCCGCCTACATTCCCGGTGGATCCAGCTCGGGCGCGGCAGTCTCGGTCTCCGCAGGACTGGTCAGCTTTGCGCTCGCGACTGATACCGGTGGATCGGGACGGGTGCCGGCGGCCTTCAACAATATCGTGGGACTGAAGCCGACGCGAGGATTGATCAGTGGTGTCGGATCGGTCGCGGCCTGCCGCTCAATCGAGACACTCTCAATCTTCGCGCTGACGGTTGGGGATGCACAGGCGGCATTTGATGTCGCGCGGGGGTACGACGAGGAGGATCCGTTCTCGCGGACGGGATCGCCGGCGGCAGTTCGTGCGTTACCGGCTGAATTCCGCTTCGGTGTGCCCGCTTCGCCGTGGTTGGACTTCTTCGGCAATGCCGACGCGGCCGCGCTGTTCAGCGAGGCGGTCGCGCGACTGGAACGTCTCGGAGGCCGCAAGGTCGAGGTCGATTACGCTCCATTCGCGGAGATCAACGATCTTCTGTTCAATGGACCGTGGCTGGCGGATCGCTACGGCGCTCTGCGCCAGTTCGTCGACAGACAGCCCGAAGCCCTGTTTCCCGTCACCCGCGACATCCTGCTTGGAGGACGTGGCGTTTCCGGCGGAGAAGTCTTCGTTGCGCAGCAGCGGCTGAATATTCTGAAGCGCCAGATTGAGAAACTCTGGAACGAGATCGACGTCATCGTCGTGCCGACCACCGGCACAATCTACCGCATCGATGAGGTCGCGGCCGATCCTGTCACGCTCAACGCCCGGCTCGGGACGTATACGAACTTCGTCAATCTGGCCGATCTTTCGGCGGTTGCCGTTCCCTCGGGGTTTCTGCCCAACGGCTTACCACAAGGCATCACGGTGATCGCCCCGGCTTTCGCCGACCATCATGCCGCTGCTTTGGCGCAACGCTTTCACAACGCCGGCCTGCCGCTCGGTGCGCGCCACGTGCGCCCGGCCGCGAGTCCGGTTCATGCCCGCCGAGACAAGGAGACCATATCGTGA
- a CDS encoding NrtA/SsuA/CpmA family ABC transporter substrate-binding protein, translating into MTSIAALFAGSIRLARAAAVALAAVLSLASAPSRAQDITIGEGIALGWGQFFVADHDKTWQKQGLAPKVSTFASGRLVLDALVGGGVVIGTAAETPVVFATLNGLPVRIIGTLNRHEPFDLVAINDIKTTKDIKGRRIGYSQGTNAHYYLSKLLKQQSLAWSDITAVSLNPGDFVSSLAGGAIDGFIWTEPHLSQAIAQGPDKFHIIRSEGLYNTYSTIITLQSTIDSKPDLLVKAVKALLEADDNIRKDPDAAATLTAERIKLDPAIAKAFWKRANFKLELDKASLVSLMEEQAKWAVDSKLVRPDAKIPDFNTVVVTSVLDRASRE; encoded by the coding sequence GTGACGTCTATTGCCGCCTTATTTGCCGGATCGATCAGGCTCGCACGCGCCGCGGCCGTCGCGCTTGCGGCCGTGCTGTCGCTGGCGAGCGCGCCTTCACGCGCTCAGGACATCACGATTGGTGAAGGGATTGCGCTCGGCTGGGGCCAGTTCTTCGTCGCCGACCATGACAAGACCTGGCAGAAGCAGGGGCTGGCGCCGAAGGTTTCGACCTTTGCCAGCGGCCGCCTGGTGCTGGATGCGCTGGTCGGCGGCGGCGTCGTGATCGGCACCGCGGCGGAAACGCCCGTGGTGTTCGCTACCCTGAACGGGCTGCCGGTACGCATTATCGGCACGTTGAACCGGCATGAACCCTTCGATCTCGTCGCCATCAATGACATCAAGACCACCAAGGACATCAAGGGGCGGCGTATCGGCTATTCGCAGGGGACGAACGCGCATTATTACCTGTCGAAGCTGCTCAAGCAGCAAAGTCTGGCGTGGTCGGACATCACGGCGGTCAGCCTAAATCCGGGCGATTTCGTCAGCAGCTTGGCAGGCGGTGCGATCGATGGGTTCATCTGGACGGAGCCGCATCTGTCGCAAGCGATCGCGCAAGGCCCCGACAAGTTCCACATCATTCGCTCGGAAGGGCTCTACAACACCTATTCAACAATCATCACGCTGCAATCGACCATCGACAGCAAGCCGGACCTGCTCGTCAAGGCGGTGAAGGCGCTGCTCGAGGCCGACGACAATATCAGGAAGGACCCCGATGCCGCGGCCACGCTGACCGCCGAACGCATCAAGCTCGATCCCGCGATCGCAAAGGCATTTTGGAAGCGGGCAAATTTCAAGCTCGAGCTTGACAAGGCGTCGCTGGTGTCCCTGATGGAGGAGCAAGCGAAGTGGGCCGTCGACAGCAAGTTGGTCCGACCTGATGCCAAAATTCCGGACTTCAACACGGTGGTGGTGACGTCCGTGCTGGATCGGGCGAGCCGGGAATAG
- a CDS encoding ABC transporter ATP-binding protein — MNARVEIASQTAVGEPLITCIELGHVYDSGRGRTTALGSISLTVDRGEFVCVLGPSGCGKTTLLNILAGFVMPAGGVVRVGGHAIKGPSSERGVVFQDYSLFPWLTAQANVEFGLRMAGRAARERAKIAHDLLGLVGLPDAGAKYPFELSGGMKQRIAIARALATRPSLLLMDEPFAALDAMTRSSLQAKLVEIHRQERPTILFVTHNIAEALVLASRLIVMSPNPGRIVEDIRIDLPRPRRRTAPRFNELYEHVARAIGLETAE; from the coding sequence ATGAATGCGAGGGTGGAGATCGCATCGCAGACCGCCGTCGGTGAGCCGCTGATCACCTGCATCGAGCTGGGGCATGTCTACGATTCCGGCCGCGGCCGTACTACCGCGCTGGGCAGCATCTCGCTCACCGTCGATCGAGGCGAATTCGTTTGCGTTCTCGGGCCGAGCGGGTGCGGCAAGACCACGCTCCTCAACATCCTGGCCGGCTTTGTCATGCCTGCGGGGGGCGTCGTTCGCGTCGGTGGCCATGCGATCAAGGGGCCGAGTTCCGAACGCGGCGTCGTGTTTCAGGACTATTCCTTGTTCCCATGGCTGACGGCGCAGGCCAATGTCGAGTTCGGGCTCCGGATGGCGGGGCGCGCTGCGCGCGAGCGAGCGAAGATTGCGCACGATCTGCTTGGGCTCGTTGGCCTGCCCGATGCTGGTGCGAAGTATCCGTTCGAACTATCAGGCGGAATGAAACAGCGCATCGCCATCGCACGCGCGCTTGCAACCCGTCCGTCGCTTCTACTGATGGACGAGCCATTCGCGGCGTTGGATGCGATGACGCGGAGCTCCCTGCAAGCCAAGCTGGTCGAGATTCACCGGCAGGAACGGCCGACCATCCTGTTCGTCACCCACAACATCGCCGAAGCGCTCGTGCTTGCGAGCCGGCTGATCGTCATGTCGCCGAACCCGGGACGGATCGTGGAGGACATCAGAATTGATCTGCCGCGTCCACGCCGTCGTACGGCGCCGCGCTTCAATGAGCTTTACGAGCACGTCGCACGGGCAATCGGTCTAGAAACGGCGGAGTAA
- a CDS encoding ABC transporter permease yields the protein MAFGVSRHSVAGIIGTLAFLGAWEALSRSGLVNNVMLPAPTTIVQSAWELLVTGELPRHFGASLLRAAIGFLGGSVLGVALGVAMAQSPLLHGTINPLVQMFRAVPSLAFVPLAIFWFGIGETSKIFLIAWGVFFPVWVNTYIGVRDVSPLLGRAAASLGAGGWRNFAYVVIPGALPFIIAGLRVSLSVALVVLVAAELAGAAFGVGYLIQMSQQVFRVDQMFVGLIVLGGMGFAADLLFERAVHRLLPWYGAEQAGQKGSQIERASGRPVTR from the coding sequence ATGGCTTTCGGCGTGAGCCGCCACAGCGTCGCTGGCATCATCGGTACGCTCGCCTTCCTTGGCGCGTGGGAGGCGCTCAGCCGAAGCGGCCTCGTCAACAATGTGATGCTGCCCGCGCCGACCACGATCGTCCAATCCGCATGGGAGTTGCTCGTGACGGGCGAATTGCCGCGCCATTTCGGTGCCAGCTTGCTGCGGGCCGCGATCGGGTTCCTCGGCGGTTCAGTGCTTGGCGTGGCGCTTGGCGTCGCGATGGCGCAATCGCCGCTGTTACACGGTACGATTAATCCCCTCGTGCAGATGTTTCGCGCCGTTCCGTCGCTTGCCTTCGTTCCACTGGCGATTTTCTGGTTCGGCATTGGCGAGACTTCCAAGATATTCTTGATCGCCTGGGGCGTCTTTTTCCCGGTCTGGGTCAACACCTATATCGGCGTGCGCGACGTGAGCCCGCTGCTCGGACGGGCGGCAGCGAGTCTCGGCGCAGGTGGCTGGCGCAACTTCGCCTACGTCGTCATACCCGGCGCGCTGCCCTTCATCATCGCCGGGCTTCGCGTCAGCCTGTCGGTTGCGCTGGTCGTTCTGGTGGCCGCCGAATTGGCCGGAGCAGCGTTCGGGGTCGGCTATCTGATCCAGATGTCACAACAGGTATTTCGAGTCGATCAGATGTTCGTCGGGCTGATCGTGCTCGGCGGGATGGGATTTGCGGCCGATCTCCTGTTTGAACGCGCGGTCCACAGGTTGCTGCCCTGGTACGGCGCCGAGCAGGCAGGACAGAAGGGCTCGCAAATCGAGCGAGCCTCTGGTCGTCCGGTCACAAGATAG
- a CDS encoding DUF971 domain-containing protein encodes MQPSQVELCENATALVLTWPDCGTRQVDAAALRRASRAASEIRRQIEGIELALPPDLHIAAIEPIGNYALRLHFSDGHDRGIYPWSYLRELAGQQPA; translated from the coding sequence GTGCAACCATCCCAAGTCGAGCTATGCGAAAACGCAACAGCATTAGTGCTGACCTGGCCGGATTGCGGGACCCGGCAGGTTGACGCGGCGGCCTTGCGCCGAGCCAGCCGTGCGGCCAGCGAAATCCGTCGGCAGATTGAGGGCATCGAACTGGCGCTCCCGCCGGATCTTCACATCGCGGCGATCGAACCAATCGGGAATTACGCGCTGCGGCTCCATTTTTCGGATGGCCATGACCGCGGAATCTACCCGTGGTCCTATTTGCGCGAGCTCGCCGGCCAGCAGCCAGCCTGA
- a CDS encoding fumarate reductase/succinate dehydrogenase flavoprotein subunit — protein MDEIKSGLTEVVCDILVIGGGTAGPMAAYKAKRHSPGARVVLLEKANVKRSGAIAMGMDGLNNAVVPGYATPEQYTKEITIANDGICDQAPVYKYASRCFEIIQELDGFGIKFQKNENGDFDVKKVHHLGSYVLPMPNGDTVKKALYRQLRREKVLISNRYMATRLLTGRDGQIAGAIAVNTRSAEFLVFRAKTVILCAGAAGRLGLPQSGYLWGTYENATNSGDGYAMAYHAGAALANLECYQINPLIKDYNGPACAYVAGPFGAYTTNSEGNRFIECDYWSGQMMQEFYNELQSGKGPVFLKLNHLHSDTIGKIEAVLHQVERPSRGRFHENRGTNYRERMIEMHISEIGFCSGHSASGVYVDEFARTTVPGLYAAGDMASVPHNYMLGAFTNGAVAGEHAAEVAANIDLADYNAADVVREQQRVLAATRREDGIPPNQLEYKTRRFVNDYLQPPKVTAKMKLGQARFAEIREDMESAMVVRDAHELMRSLEAASILDCAEMAAFASLFRTESRWGLYHHRVEYPEKNDDEWFCHSILRKRDGQMTAEKRPVAPYIVPIDESERSAYDRQRIRQHA, from the coding sequence ATGGATGAGATCAAAAGTGGCCTGACGGAGGTCGTCTGCGACATCCTGGTGATCGGCGGGGGGACCGCCGGACCGATGGCGGCCTACAAGGCAAAGCGCCATAGTCCGGGAGCGCGCGTCGTTCTGCTCGAGAAGGCCAACGTCAAGCGCTCTGGCGCGATCGCGATGGGTATGGACGGGCTGAATAACGCGGTCGTCCCGGGCTACGCGACGCCGGAGCAGTACACCAAGGAGATTACGATCGCCAATGACGGCATCTGCGATCAGGCGCCCGTGTACAAATATGCGTCACGCTGCTTTGAAATCATCCAGGAACTCGACGGCTTTGGCATCAAGTTCCAGAAGAACGAGAACGGTGATTTCGACGTCAAGAAGGTTCACCATCTCGGCTCTTACGTACTGCCGATGCCGAACGGCGATACCGTCAAGAAGGCGCTTTATCGCCAATTGCGCCGCGAGAAGGTGCTGATTTCGAACCGCTACATGGCGACACGGCTGTTGACCGGACGCGACGGGCAGATCGCCGGTGCAATCGCCGTCAACACCCGCAGTGCCGAGTTTCTGGTGTTCCGTGCGAAGACCGTCATCCTGTGTGCCGGTGCCGCGGGCCGGTTGGGCTTGCCGCAATCGGGTTATCTCTGGGGCACTTACGAGAACGCCACCAATTCCGGCGACGGCTATGCCATGGCCTACCATGCCGGCGCCGCGCTCGCGAACCTTGAATGCTATCAGATCAATCCGTTGATCAAGGATTACAACGGTCCCGCCTGTGCATACGTGGCCGGTCCATTCGGAGCCTACACCACCAACAGCGAAGGCAACCGCTTCATCGAGTGCGACTACTGGTCGGGACAGATGATGCAGGAGTTCTATAACGAGCTGCAGTCCGGCAAGGGACCTGTATTCCTGAAACTCAATCATCTGCACAGCGATACGATCGGCAAGATCGAGGCGGTCCTGCATCAGGTCGAGCGACCGTCACGGGGACGGTTCCACGAGAATCGGGGGACAAATTACCGCGAACGCATGATCGAGATGCATATTTCCGAGATCGGCTTCTGCTCCGGGCACAGCGCTTCGGGCGTCTATGTCGACGAATTTGCGCGTACCACGGTGCCGGGTCTCTATGCGGCCGGCGACATGGCAAGCGTCCCGCACAATTACATGCTCGGCGCCTTCACCAACGGGGCGGTGGCGGGCGAGCACGCTGCGGAAGTTGCAGCCAACATCGACCTCGCCGACTACAACGCCGCCGATGTCGTGCGCGAGCAGCAACGCGTGCTGGCCGCGACAAGACGAGAGGATGGCATTCCGCCTAACCAGCTTGAATACAAGACGCGACGCTTCGTGAATGACTATCTTCAGCCGCCGAAAGTGACCGCGAAAATGAAGCTGGGGCAGGCCCGTTTTGCCGAAATCCGCGAGGATATGGAGAGCGCGATGGTGGTGCGTGACGCGCATGAACTGATGCGTTCACTGGAAGCGGCGTCGATCCTGGATTGTGCCGAAATGGCGGCGTTTGCTTCGCTGTTTCGTACCGAGAGCCGTTGGGGGCTCTATCATCACCGCGTCGAATATCCCGAGAAGAATGATGACGAGTGGTTCTGCCACAGCATCCTGCGCAAACGGGACGGACAGATGACCGCGGAGAAGCGGCCGGTCGCGCCCTATATTGTGCCAATCGACGAATCCGAGCGCTCGGCCTACGACCGCCAGCGCATCCGGCAGCACGCCTAG
- a CDS encoding ferredoxin family protein translates to MPIAHTPTAVPVVVDEAKCIADKGCTVCVDVCPLDVLRISDLTGKAYMKYDECWYCMPCETDCPTGAVTVNIPYLLR, encoded by the coding sequence ATGCCAATTGCTCATACGCCAACCGCTGTTCCAGTCGTCGTCGACGAGGCCAAATGCATTGCCGACAAGGGGTGCACGGTCTGCGTCGACGTCTGCCCGCTGGACGTGCTCCGGATCAGCGATCTCACCGGCAAGGCCTACATGAAATACGACGAGTGCTGGTACTGCATGCCCTGCGAGACCGATTGCCCGACCGGCGCCGTGACGGTCAACATTCCCTATCTGTTGCGCTGA
- a CDS encoding HEAT repeat domain-containing protein yields the protein MTGFEPFETFGDLGEIAERLSSEDPSVRRLAVLDLVETSSGEAVPLLAGAILDAEPVVRQQAAQALGEFDGIDVAKALICAVPDPVVEVARAAADSLAELRDPGASGVLLPLVTHPAAFVRAAVFRALKALQVDASLGPAITGLGDDDPGVRVQAVGVIGYLKKTETLPSLISATRDKSADVRLAAVNALSFARNEVAAQAAAAALSDSEWQVRAAAAEAIGRIGQASAAGALIASLADGYWQVRQKALQNLGRLRVRDGVEAIVAFLDDELPSLRKDAAAALGDIADPRSRDALTRHTGDADPDVRKTVIWALGQIGGG from the coding sequence ATGACCGGGTTCGAGCCATTTGAAACGTTCGGGGATCTCGGGGAGATTGCTGAACGGCTATCGAGTGAAGACCCATCGGTGCGCCGACTGGCGGTGCTGGACCTCGTGGAGACGTCGAGTGGCGAGGCGGTTCCGCTGCTGGCGGGTGCCATCCTCGACGCTGAACCGGTGGTCCGCCAGCAGGCCGCGCAAGCGCTTGGCGAGTTCGACGGCATCGACGTTGCCAAGGCTCTGATCTGCGCAGTACCCGACCCCGTGGTGGAGGTTGCCCGGGCGGCCGCTGACAGTCTTGCCGAACTCCGCGATCCCGGGGCGAGTGGCGTCCTCCTGCCGTTAGTGACCCATCCGGCCGCCTTTGTGCGCGCGGCGGTTTTTCGGGCACTGAAGGCACTCCAGGTCGATGCATCGCTCGGTCCTGCGATCACAGGGCTTGGTGACGACGATCCCGGCGTGCGTGTGCAGGCCGTGGGAGTCATCGGCTATCTCAAGAAGACTGAAACGCTGCCATCCTTGATCAGCGCAACGCGGGACAAATCTGCGGATGTCCGGCTTGCGGCCGTCAACGCGCTGTCGTTCGCTCGGAACGAGGTCGCGGCTCAGGCCGCTGCCGCCGCGCTCTCGGATTCGGAGTGGCAGGTCCGGGCTGCTGCGGCCGAAGCGATTGGGCGGATCGGTCAGGCTTCAGCCGCTGGCGCGCTGATTGCGTCGCTTGCCGACGGCTACTGGCAAGTTCGTCAGAAGGCATTGCAAAATCTTGGCCGGTTGCGTGTTCGAGACGGGGTCGAAGCTATTGTTGCCTTCCTTGACGACGAGTTGCCTTCGTTGCGCAAGGATGCTGCCGCGGCGCTCGGTGATATCGCAGATCCACGCTCACGCGACGCCCTCACGCGGCATACTGGCGATGCGGATCCCGACGTTCGAAAGACGGTGATCTGGGCGCTTGGGCAGATTGGCGGCGGCTGA
- a CDS encoding Crp/Fnr family transcriptional regulator has protein sequence MASDSAFFMSESIDGLNVGAQFLDRLSAEEKAQVLAAGRTVFTAQGEMVFSQGEHHSGIFIIGKGQVRVYYTAPSGREITLAYWTPGHFIGGPEISGGGPHMWSGVAMEDCEILALSSPALERLLVQVPAFALALIDGLIAKGKCYSSMAQMLGTRSVIERLAQYLLNLAELYGIADGDTVIINRKLTHDQIAAMVGSTRQWITMMLKRFQTKRIIAIEDGVIRIRRLDLLEDILFKE, from the coding sequence ATGGCCAGCGACTCCGCTTTCTTCATGAGCGAGAGCATCGATGGCCTCAACGTCGGCGCGCAGTTCCTGGATCGCTTGTCCGCCGAAGAAAAGGCCCAGGTCCTGGCCGCCGGACGTACCGTTTTCACCGCCCAGGGGGAAATGGTGTTCAGCCAGGGGGAGCACCACAGCGGCATTTTCATCATCGGGAAAGGACAGGTCCGCGTCTACTACACTGCGCCATCCGGCCGGGAGATCACCCTCGCCTACTGGACGCCAGGCCACTTCATCGGCGGTCCCGAGATCTCCGGCGGCGGACCTCACATGTGGTCCGGCGTGGCAATGGAGGACTGCGAGATCCTGGCCTTGTCCAGCCCCGCGCTGGAAAGATTGCTGGTCCAGGTGCCGGCTTTCGCACTGGCGTTGATCGATGGACTCATCGCCAAGGGCAAGTGCTATTCGTCGATGGCGCAGATGCTCGGAACTCGCTCGGTGATCGAGCGGCTCGCCCAGTATCTTTTGAATCTCGCCGAGCTTTATGGAATCGCCGACGGCGATACAGTCATCATCAACCGAAAATTGACACATGACCAGATCGCCGCGATGGTTGGCTCGACCCGTCAGTGGATCACCATGATGCTGAAGCGATTCCAGACCAAGCGCATCATCGCGATCGAGGACGGCGTCATAAGGATCAGGCGGCTCGATCTGCTCGAGGACATCCTGTTCAAGGAATAG